The genomic segment AGGCAACCTGTTCTTTTGTAGCTTTTGCCTTTCCTGTTACAGCTTTTTTTACTTGAAGTGGGGTGTATTCAGCAAAATCACCGTGAATTTGAAGTATTTTAAGACTTAATGCTCCGCGAAATTGAGCCAATTTTAAAACGGTTTTTGGATTATAAGCAAAAAATATGTCTTCAATAGCCACTTCATCAAAGCTATGATTTTTAAAAATCACATCAAGTCCTTCACATAGTTCTGTGATTTGATATTGAAGATTATTTGGTTTTATTTTTATAAGTCCAGCTTCAAGCAAAGCCGTTTTTTTAGAGGTTTTTTCTATGAT from the Campylobacter pinnipediorum subsp. pinnipediorum genome contains:
- the ruvC gene encoding crossover junction endodeoxyribonuclease RuvC, with the protein product MKILGIDPGSKNCGYAIIEKTSKKTALLEAGLIKIKPNNLQYQITELCEGLDVIFKNHSFDEVAIEDIFFAYNPKTVLKLAQFRGALSLKILQIHGDFAEYTPLQVKKAVTGKAKATKEQVAFMVKKILGITKEIKPLDITDAIAIALTHANNLRIQQ